A window of Bradyrhizobium sp. AZCC 1719 genomic DNA:
GCCGGAGCCGTGAACAGCTACAGAAAACGGCCGAAAGATTGCCACTGGCCCACGTCACCACGCCCGACGATGTCGCAAGGGCGGTAGTAGCCTGCATCGTCAACCTGACCAGTTCGACGGGAATTGTAGTGCCGGTGGATGAGGGCAGGCACCTGTGACGGAGCAATGACGCCGCTATGCGGACATCATGAAAGGAGAACAATGAAAAAACTGAAATTCTATATCGACGGAGCCTGGGTGGATCCGGCCGCGCCGTCAACGCTTGGAATCGTCAATCCTGCGACGGAGGAGATCTTCGCGCAGATCAGCCTGGGCTCCCCTCCGGATGTGGATCGGGCCGCCAAGGCAGCCCGCCGCGCTTTTGCCACCTATTCCGAAACCAGCGTCGAAGAACGCCTGTCCTGGCTTCAGAAGATCATCGAGGGCCTTAGGGCGCGCCTGAAGGAACTGGCGCGGATGATGACCCTCGAAATGGGCGCGCCCATCACGTTTGCGACGGAGCGTCAGGCCACGGTCGCGCTGTTTCATTTTGAGGAAGCGGCGCGCGTGCTTGCGAACTACAAGTTCGAGGAGCGGATGGGGAACGGGATCATCCGCCGCGAACCGATCGGTGTCTGCGGACTGATCACGCCGTGGAACTGGCCACTGAACCAGGTCGCGTCCAAGGTCGCGCCGGCGCTCGCAACCGGCTGCACGGTCGTCCTGAAACCCAGCGAGATCGCGCCGCTCAGCGCGATGCTGTTCGCAGAGATCGTCGACGCCGCTGGCGTGCCGGCGGGCGTCTTCAATCTCGTCAACGGCGACGGTCCCACCGTGGGCGAGGCGATCGCCGCCCATCACGAGATCGACATGGTGTCGTTCACCGGATCGACGATGGCGGGTGTCAGAGTGGCCAAGCTTGCGGCGCATACGGTCAAGCGCGTCGCGCAGGAACTGGGCGGCAAGTCCGCCAACATCATCCTTGCCGATGCTGATCTGAAAACGGCCGTGATCCAGGGCGTTCACGCCTGTTACACCAACGCCGGCCAGAACTGCCAATCTCCCACGCGCATGCTGATTCCACGCGCGCAGCGGGATGCGGCATTCGAGGCGGCGCGCGAGGCGGTCCACAGTATTCTCCTGGGAGACCCGCTCGACCCCGCATCGACGATGGGGCCGCTGGTGAGCCAGGCGCAGTTTCAGA
This region includes:
- a CDS encoding aldehyde dehydrogenase family protein, with protein sequence MKKLKFYIDGAWVDPAAPSTLGIVNPATEEIFAQISLGSPPDVDRAAKAARRAFATYSETSVEERLSWLQKIIEGLRARLKELARMMTLEMGAPITFATERQATVALFHFEEAARVLANYKFEERMGNGIIRREPIGVCGLITPWNWPLNQVASKVAPALATGCTVVLKPSEIAPLSAMLFAEIVDAAGVPAGVFNLVNGDGPTVGEAIAAHHEIDMVSFTGSTMAGVRVAKLAAHTVKRVAQELGGKSANIILADADLKTAVIQGVHACYTNAGQNCQSPTRMLIPRAQRDAAFEAAREAVHSILLGDPLDPASTMGPLVSQAQFQKVQDLIQSGVDEGATLVAGGTGRPAEINRGYYVRPTVFGDVTPQMKIAREEIFGPVLSIMSYDSEEEAIEIANDTPFGLAGFVQSRDVNRARIVVNRIRAGRVYLNGAPFDRSLPFGGYKQSGNGREFGIFGFEEYLEVKAILGQ